The following are encoded together in the Thunnus albacares chromosome 7, fThuAlb1.1, whole genome shotgun sequence genome:
- the wee1 gene encoding wee1-like protein kinase, which produces MSSYSRHRHGSPSPKSRPIRQKLQFTSSDGEDEPIEDVNNSTGGESGFTELDSPVPGRRDTADKRLEGSSSPLNHDELWDEEGFGSPSHLRSPSSSFFANCSPSPRKASRLYGGSPERSYVQDDGEGSSSPIPDCPDTPPHKTFRKLRLFDTPHTPKSLLSKARGSGPGSSSRRVALFKNVEPSGKSITDSSRRQQTPLVNFNPFTPDSLLIQSATQQRNNRKRAHWNDSCGEDMEASDGEGEEEILPPSKRITMMESNMMSRYTSEFLELEKIGCGEFGAVFKCVKRLDGCIYAIKRSKKPLAGSVDEQNALREVYAHAVLGQHPHVVRYYSAWAEDDHMLIQNEYCNGGTLSDVIAENYRRLSYLSELELKDLLLQVTRGLKYIHSTSLVHMDIKPSNIFISRKSVASCDECDDDDGLTTSVVYKIGDLGHVTRVNNPQVEEGDSRYLANEVLQEDYSNLMKADIFALALTVVSASGAEPLPTNGDKWHEIRQGKLPAIPQVLSPEFLSLLKLMIHPDPTRRPSTSDLIKHPVLLTAARMSADQLRVELNAEKFKNALLQKELKKAQMARAAAEEKVLSTDRILTRSTVQSNPRTSRLIGKKMNRSVSLTIY; this is translated from the exons ATGTCGAGCTACAGCCGCCACCGACATGGATCGCCCTCTCCGAAATCTCGACCAATTCGACAAAAATTACAGTTTACATCCAGCGACGGAGAGGACGAGCCGATTGAGGACGTTAACAACAGCACCGGAGGCGAGTCTGGCTTCACGGAGCTGGACTCCCCGGTGCCAGGGCGACGGGACACCGCCGATAAACGCCTGGAGGGGAGCAGCAGCCCCCTGAACCACGACGAGTTGTGGGACGAGGAGGGCTTCGGATCCCCGTCTCATCTGCGGTCACCGAGCAGCAGCTTCTTCGCCAACTGCTCGCCGTCACCGAGGAAAGCTTCACGGTTGTACGGAGGGTCACCGGAGCGATCCTACGTCCAGGACGACGGGGAAGGATCCAGCTCACCGATCCCAGACTGCCCCGACACACCTCCGCACAAAACCTTCAGAAAACTCAGACTTTTTGACACACCGCACACACCAAAG agTTTGTTGTCCAAAGCCAGAGGCTCCGGCCCGGGATCCTCCAGCAGGAGAGTTGCCCTGTTCAAGAATGTGGAGCCTTCAGGAAAGTCAatcacagacagcagcaggagaCAGCAGACTCCTCTGGTCAACTTTAACCCATTTACCCCCGACTCCCTCCTCATCCAGTCGGccacacagcagagaaacaacagGAAGAGGGCACACTGGAATGA CTCATGTGGAGAAGACATGGAGGCAAGTGACggtgagggagaggaggaaatcCTGCCACCATCCAAG AGGATAACCATGATGGAAAGCAACATGATGTCCCGGTACACCTCAGAGTTCCTCGAGCTAGAGAAGATCGGCTGCGGGGAGTTTGGTGCTGTGTTCAAGTGTGTGAAGAGACTTGATGGCTGCATCTACGCCATCAAGAGATCAAAGAAACCTCTGGCGGGATCAGTAGATGA GCAGAACGCCTTACGGGAGGTGTATGCCCACGCTGTGCTGGGCCAACATCCGCACGTGGTGCGTTACTACTCAGCCTGGGCCGAGGACGACCACATGCTCATCCAGAACGAGTACTGCAACGGTGGCACGCTATCCGACGTCATCGCCGAGAACTACAGACGCCTCAGTTACCTGTCAGAGCTGGAGCTGAAAGATCTGCTGCTGCAAGTCACACGAGGCCTCAAGTACATCCACTCTACCTCCCTGGTGCACATGGACATCAAGCCAA GCAACATCTTTATTTCACGGAAATCTGTAGCCAgctgtgatgaatgtgatgatGACGACGGGTTGACCACCAGTGTCGTCTATAAAATAG GTGATCTCGGTCATGTGACAAGAGTGAACAATCCACAGGTGGAGGAAGGTGACAGCAGATATCTCGCCAATGAAGTTTTACAAGAG GACTACAGTAACTTGATGAAGGCGGACATCTTTGCTCTGGCTCTGACTGTGGTCAGCGCTTCGGGGGCGGAGCCTCTGCCCACCAACGGAGACAAGTGGCACGAGATCCGACAGGGAAAACTCCCCGCTATTCCCCAAGTGCTTTCTCCAGAGTTTCTCAGTCTTCTCAAG ctgatgaTTCATCCTGACCCAACTAGACGGCCATCAACCTCTGACCTCATCAAACACCCGGTACTCCTGACGGCAGCCAGAATGAGCGCCGACCAGCTGAGAGTCGAGCTCAACGCTGAGAAGTTCAAGAACGCTCTGCTCCAGAA GGAGCTGAAGAAGGCCCAGATGGCCAGAGCcgcagcagaggagaaggtTTTGTCCACCGACAGGATCCTGACCCGCTCCACGGTCCAGTCGAACCCCAGAACCTCCAGACTCATCGGCAAGAAGATGAACCGGTCGGTCAGCCTCACCATCTACTGA